The segment CAGTCGATGGCTATTGCACGATCGATGTGGATGTCCGGAGCGACGTTTCGATCGTTCGCTTGACGAAGTGCTCATGTTGATTCCCATCGCTTGAGTCAGTCTTGCACGGTTCAACGCCAGTTGGACCCATGACTGAGATCGAGAGAATCCGCCTAAATGTCAACCAATTCCCGTGTCGCGACGCAAAAAACAGCTCATTGTGCCACCCGGCATCCCAAGCCAGCCAACCGGTTGTGAAGAAGAACGGGTCAGGAAAGATAATCGGACCAGCAACACGCTGCCGCAAATCCGAGCACCGTCTTGAGCCCAGATCGTGGCTTGGCCTGAAGTCGAATTGAACCTGGCGATTACAGATCGCAGCACGCGCCAACTGCCTCAAACCGGGCGCAACGGTGACTCGCTCGCAGAGCGATCGTGCCGCGAACTCTTGGCCACCATTGCATGTTTTTGGTTGTTTCACTGCTCGAGCGCCGCCTCTCGCTTGCAACATCGTGTACGCTTCGAAACGATGAATCTGATTTTGTTTGCACTCAGATTTTTCGGAAGCAGCCCGCAATCAACGGACTGCTGCACCTGTGCCGACCACATTCTCCACTATCGAGCTCCACATGCCCAAATTTGCATTTTTCGTTTTACTCGTTTTAGTGAGCGACCTCGTATCCGGTGCGACGCAGGTGTTGGCAGAACAGCCCAACGTACTGTGGATCGTTACCGATGACCAACGCTACGATTCGGTTCAGGAGTTCAATCGCATTCTGCACGATCGCGACCACAGCGCTCTCGGCCATGTCGAATCGCCGAACGTTGATCGACTGGCGAAGATGGGCACAACGTTTATCAACACCTACTGCCAGGCCCCGGGGTGCGCTCCGTCTCGCGCGTCGATGCACTACGGACGCTATCCGTTTCGCAGCGGCGTCTACGAATTCGAGTATCACAACAATACTGTGGAACACTGCCGCCCAACGTTGCCCGAGGAGATGGCGGCGATCGGATATCAGACGGTACAGATCGGAAAACTAGGCGTGCGAATCAAGACGCTCAACCGGAATGGCAAACCTGTCAAGCATCCGATTTACCAAACAGAGATCAGTTCCAAATTCCTGGCGAAGCAGGGCCTTTCGGATCGTGGCAAGGACTGGTTTTTTGAGCTTGATGGTGAGAAGCTCGAAACGCCGCTGAAGTCCGTCGAATATTTCATTACGCCCGATGGAGAATTCGAGATGACCAGTCCACAGATCGAAGTGTTTGAAAAGTACAAAGGTCAAAGTAAGCGAATCGATGAGAAATACGATCTGCTGAGACACTACAACAAGAAAAAACCAGGCCTGCCTGGAGCTGGCATCGCGATCACCGGAGTCAGTTCGCGGAAGGCCGGCAAGACCCGCGACGGATATTACGCCTCTGTGTTCGGTGACTTCCTCGAATCCGCTGACCAACCGCTGCAGATCGGCAGCGAATCCTTTACCGGCGTCGACACCTCCAAACCGCTTTTCTGCCACATCGGTTTTGACTTTCCTCACACGCCAGTCAATCCTCCGAAAAGCTTTCGTGATCGCTTTCAACAATTCGACTACAAGATCCCCGAGTTCGACGAAGCGGAACTAAAGACAATGGCCAGGCAGATGAAAAAGCAGGTCACCAGCGGATACAGCGATCATCTGACCGATGAAGAGAAACAAAAGATGACGCAGGATTATTACGCGTTTTGCGCTTACGGAGATTCACTGGTCGGCCAGTCGGTTGACTCATTCGTACAGTACAGTGAAAAACACAACCAGCCATGGATGGTCGTTTACGTATGCGGCGATCACGGTTGGAAGCTGAACGAACACGGATCGATCTCGAAGTTTTCGCCCTGGGACGTTGACTGCCACAACCCGATCATTGTCGTGTCTTCGGACAAGCAAATTTTTCCATCCGGAAAGGTCGTCACGGACTTTACGGAGTTCGTTGACATCGCGCCGACAATTTTGGCCGCAGGCGGGGCAGAACTGGACAACGAAAAGTTCCAACATCTCGACGGGCAAAACCTTGCCAAAGTCGTTTCGGGCGAGGCTCCAGTTCGCGACTACGTGATTGGCGAATGTCATGCCGTGACCGGACCGCGGGCCTATATTCGAACGAAAGACTACGTGTTCTCCTGCCAAACCCGACCGGATAAACGTCGCGGCAGGAATCTGCAGTGGGCGATGGAAGCCAAATACGAAGAGATTGATCCTGCACTTTATCAAACCGGCACCGATCCTGGCGAAGTCAATAATCTCGCGTTCAACGAGGATCACAAACAGACCGCGCTGGT is part of the Mariniblastus fucicola genome and harbors:
- a CDS encoding sulfatase-like hydrolase/transferase; the protein is MPKFAFFVLLVLVSDLVSGATQVLAEQPNVLWIVTDDQRYDSVQEFNRILHDRDHSALGHVESPNVDRLAKMGTTFINTYCQAPGCAPSRASMHYGRYPFRSGVYEFEYHNNTVEHCRPTLPEEMAAIGYQTVQIGKLGVRIKTLNRNGKPVKHPIYQTEISSKFLAKQGLSDRGKDWFFELDGEKLETPLKSVEYFITPDGEFEMTSPQIEVFEKYKGQSKRIDEKYDLLRHYNKKKPGLPGAGIAITGVSSRKAGKTRDGYYASVFGDFLESADQPLQIGSESFTGVDTSKPLFCHIGFDFPHTPVNPPKSFRDRFQQFDYKIPEFDEAELKTMARQMKKQVTSGYSDHLTDEEKQKMTQDYYAFCAYGDSLVGQSVDSFVQYSEKHNQPWMVVYVCGDHGWKLNEHGSISKFSPWDVDCHNPIIVVSSDKQIFPSGKVVTDFTEFVDIAPTILAAGGAELDNEKFQHLDGQNLAKVVSGEAPVRDYVIGECHAVTGPRAYIRTKDYVFSCQTRPDKRRGRNLQWAMEAKYEEIDPALYQTGTDPGEVNNLAFNEDHKQTALVLKDKLLSIVLGDDRVEVDWGSKGGGTEIFRSNNSPDADDKKLDLSN